One Gordonia pseudamarae genomic window, TGGGCGACCTCGGAGCCGTACCCGATGTCCGAGAGCGGTTGTGCTTCTTGCTGAGCAAGTTCTGTTCCGACAACAGTCGTCGGGGCGAGCGAAGCGACGGGGGATTCCTGGGCGAGCGAAGCGACGGGGGATTCCTGGGCGAGCGAAGCGACGGGGGATTCCTGGGTGGTCATGTGAGCTTCCTCCTTGATCGCGGTCTCAGACCGATGCGCCGGCCGGCGCGCTGGGAACGGTGTAGCCGTGCCGCTGGATGTGACCGAATAGTTCCCGCGGCTCACCCGAGTAGACGATGCGGCCGTCGAGCATGAGATGCCCGACGTCAGCGCGCAGGTAGTCGAGGATGAAGCCGGTATGGGTGATGATGAGCGCGCCCCGGCGGGTCCCGTCGTCGGCGGGCGTGGCGAGCAGATCGCCGATCGCCGCACCGACCGCCGCGATGTGCTCGAGATCGACCCCGCTCTCAGGTTCGTCGAACAGACACATCGTGGGCCGCTGCAACGCGAGCTTGACGATTTCCGATCGTTTGATCTCCCCGCCGGAGAAGCCCGCGTTGAGATCCCGCACGGCCAGTCCCTCCAGATCGAGGGCTGCGACGGCGGCGTCGAGCTCGTTCAGGGCATCCAGCGCCCGCGCGAGTCCGCGCAGGGACACGCCCCGCAATGAGGGCGGGCGCTGGAACGCCAGCGCCAGCCCGCCACGGGCCCGCACGTCGACGGGCGCATCGCCGATGGACTCGCCGTTGAGTTCGATGGTGCCCGACGTACGGTACGGGGGCAGC contains:
- a CDS encoding ABC transporter ATP-binding protein gives rise to the protein MANLLNLVDVDVDVDDTAICRGVNLEVAQGETHILFGPNGCGKSSLLSAVMGLPPYRTSGTIELNGESIGDAPVDVRARGGLALAFQRPPSLRGVSLRGLARALDALNELDAAVAALDLEGLAVRDLNAGFSGGEIKRSEIVKLALQRPTMCLFDEPESGVDLEHIAAVGAAIGDLLATPADDGTRRGALIITHTGFILDYLRADVGHLMLDGRIVYSGEPRELFGHIQRHGYTVPSAPAGASV